A portion of the Juglans microcarpa x Juglans regia isolate MS1-56 chromosome 1D, Jm3101_v1.0, whole genome shotgun sequence genome contains these proteins:
- the LOC121261928 gene encoding 60S ribosomal protein L37-3-like — MGKGTGSFGKRRNKTHTLCVRCGRRSFHLQKSRCAACAYPAARKRTYNWSVKAIRRKTTGTGRMRYLRHVPRRFKSGFREGTQAAPRKKGAAATA, encoded by the exons ATG GGAAAGGGAACGGGGAGCTTCGGAAAGAGGAGGAATAAGACCCACACCCTCTGCGTGAGGTGTGGCCGCCGCAGCTTCCATCTCCAGAAGAGTCGCTGCGCAGCCTGTGCCTACCCCGCCGCTCGTAAGAGGACAT ATAACTGGAGTGTGAAGGCGATCCGGCGGAAGACTACTGGAACTGGAAGAATGAGGTACCTCCGCCATGTTCCTCGAAGATTCAAGAGCGGCTTCAGAGAGG GTACTCAAGCAGCACCAAGGAAGAAGGGAGCGGCTGCTACTGCTTAA
- the LOC121257975 gene encoding ATP-dependent DNA helicase DDX11 translates to MGEGSWHSKFPAFPYNPYSIQIDFMNALYHSLNQGGVSMLESPTGTGKTLSIICSALQWVVDRRKQQNSERAGEFDNNPANEGQLGSEDEPDWMRDFVMNKDNKVELKKIKMKKFGVGFGKPDKRSNQGSCKDLFSLGSKEEDFVTKKERENMQKKNDAVQLTDEEFLLEDYESEEEGAGGTSKRKAGKGPHIPSSDEEEEEDQSDEEEDEEKLKVYFCSRTHSQLSQFIKELRKTVFANEVKIVCLGSRKNFCINEGVLKLGNSTRINDQCLELQKNKKKEVSKIKNLDTGGRIRRTKASSGCPMLRKSKLQRQFRSEVSQQAALDIEDLVSIGRKMGTCPYYGSRSMLPAADLVVLPYQSLLSKSSRESLGLKLKNNIVIIDEAHNLADSLISMYDSKITLMQLENVHFHVERYFERFRNLLGPGNRRYIQTLMVVSRAFLQILHENASYVDPSQDTEKTYGANGSSDSSLAINDFLFSLDIDNINLVKLLQYIKESNIMYKVSGYGDKMASLQNCSTKHDTSECNEGSILPDFRALSNMLQSLTNNDGDGRIILSRSQTTCSRQGGYIKYVMLSGEKIFSEIVNQAHAVLLAGGTLQPIEETRERLFPWLPTNQLQFFSCSHIVPPESILPVAVSCGPSGQSFDFSYSSRSSLIMIQELGLMLCNLVTVVPEGIVVFFSSFDYEGQVYDAWKASGILDRIMKKKCVFREPRKTTDVESVLKEYKETIDALCVEESKGNPASRSGAILLAVVGGKISEGINLSDGMGRCIVMVGLPYPNPSDIELIERVKHIEGLGNSKCITSKFSVTNEPYNGDVEVGFDILRSCRRRGKEYYENLCMKAVNQSIGRAIRHVNDYAAILLVDARYGSDPSNRNFSNTTNKLPQWIKERLVFSTQSYGEVHRLLHQFFKFNKKKRECK, encoded by the exons atgggagaagGCAGCTGGCACTCTAAATTCCCGGCATTTCCTTACAACCCGTATTCCATTCAGATCGACTTCATGAACGCCCTCTATCACTCTCTCAACCAAGGCGGCGTCTCCATGCTCGAAAGCCCCaccg GGACAGGTAAAACTCTGAGCATCATTTGTAGTGCTTTGCAATGGGTAGTTGACCGGAGGAAACAACAAAACTCTGAAAGAGCAGGCGAATTTGACAATAATCCAGCAAATGAAGGTCAGCTTGGTTCAGAAGATGAGCCTGATTGGATGAGAGACTTTGTTATGAACAAAGACAACAAAGTCGAGTTGAAGAAGATTAAGATGAAGAAATTTGGTGTTGGTTTTGGGAAACCTGATAAGAGAAGTAATCAAGGAAGTTGTAAGGATTTGTTTTCGTTGGGCTCGAAGGAGGAAGATTTTGTTACAAAGAAAGAGCGAGAGaatatgcaaaagaaaaatgatgcaGTGCAGTTGACTGATGAGGAGTTCTTGTTGGAAGATTATGAAAGTGAAGAGGAAGGAGCTGGTGGGACGTCAAAGAGGAAGGCTGGCAAGGGTCCTCATATTCCATCAAGTgacgaggaagaggaagaagatcaGTCTgatgaggaagaggatgaggagAAGCTGaaggtttatttttgtagtcGGACACATTCGCAGCTCTCACAGTTCATAAAGGAATTAAGAAAGACAGTTTTTGCTAATGAGGTGAAGATTGTGTGTTTAGGCTCTAGGAAAAATTTCTGCATCAATGAAG GGGTATTGAAACTTGGAAACTCCACTCGAATTAATGATCAGTGCTTGGAGCttcaaaaaaacaagaaaaaagaggtCTCAAAAATTAAG AACTTAGATACTGGAGGGAGAATACGCAGGACCAAGGCCTCTTCTGGATGCCCAATGCTTAGAAAGTCCAAACTACAAAGACAATTCAGAAGTGAGGTATCTCAACAAGCGGCCTTGGATATTGAAGATCTTGTTAGCATTGGAAGAAAGATGGGAACTTGTCCATATTATGGCTCCAGAAGCATGCTCCCTGCAGCTGATCTTGTGGttctaccctatcaatctcttCTATCAAAATCATCTCGTGAATCGCTAGGCCTAAAGTTGAAGAATAATATTGTCATAATAGATGAGGCTCACAATCTAGCTGACTCACTTATCAGCATGTATGACTCAAAAATTACTTTGATGCAG CTGGAGAATGTACATTTCCACGTAGAGAGGTACTTTGAGAGATTTCGCAATCTGTTGGGACCTGGTAATCGGAGATATATCCAAACCCTGATGGTTGTTAGCCGGGCTTTTCTCCAAATTTTACATGAGAATGCCAGTTACGTAGATCCATCCCAAGACACTGAAAAGACTTACGGAGCAAATGGTTCCTCTGATTCCTCACTGGCCATTaatgattttctattttcacTAGATATTGACAACATCAACTTGGTTAAATTGCTTCAATATATAAAGGAAAGCAACATCATGTACAAG GTCAGTGGTTATGGAGATAAAATGGCTAGCTTGCAAAATTGTTCAACAAAGCATGACACTTCGGAATGTAATGAGGGAAGCATTCTGCCAGATTTTCGGGCATTATCGAACATGTTGCAATCACTGACAAACAATGATGGTGATGGGAGGATAATCCTCTCAAGGTCTCAAACAACATGCTCCAGGCAAGGaggatatataaaatatgtcatGCTCTCTGGTGAAAAGATCTTTTCTGAG ATTGTGAACCAAGCACATGCTGTTTTACTGGCTGGAGGAACTCTCCAACCAATAGAAGAAACAAGGGAGCGACTTTTCCCATGGCTACCAACAAATCAGTTGCAGTTCTTTTCTTGTAGTCATATTGTCCCTCCTGAGAGTATTCTGCCAGTTGCAGTTTCCTGTGGCCCTTCTGGTCAGTCTTTTGATTTTAGCTACAGCTCCAGAAGCTCATTAATCATG ATTCAGGAGCTGGGGCTAATGCTTTGCAATTTGGTTACCGTAGTTCCTGAAGGAATTGTTGTCTTCTTCTCTTCGTTTGACTATGAAGGACAGGTCTATGATGCATGGAAGGCTTCAGGCATCTTGGATAGGATTATGAAGAAGAAATGTGTATTTAGGGAGCCTAGAAAAACTACTGATGTGGAATCTGTTCTTAAGGAATATAAGGAAACAATTGATGCATTGTGTGTTGAGGAATCTAAAGGAAATCCAGCTTCTCGGAGCGGTGCAATACTCCTTGCTGTTGTTGGTGGAAAGATATCAGAAGGCATCAACTTGAGTGATGGGATGGGTCGATGTATAGTCATGGTTGGACTGCCCTATCCTAACCCATCTGACATTGAGTTGATTGAGAGGGTGAAGCATATTGAAGGTCTGGGAAATTCAAAATGCATTACTTCCAAGTTTTCAGTTACTAACGAACCTTACAATGGAGATGTGGAGGTTGGGTTTGACATCCTAAGAAGTTGTAGACGCAGAGGAAAAGAATACTATGAAAATCTTTGCATGAAGGCTGTAAATCAATCTATTG GCAGAGCTATTCGGCATGTAAATGACTATGCAGCGATTTTATTGGTTGACGCTAGGTATGGATCTGATCCCTCAAACAGAAACTTCTCTAATACAACTAACAAGCTCCCACAGTGGATAAAAGAGCGTCTAGTTTTCTCTACTCAAAGCTATGGTGAAGTCCATAGGCTGCTGCATCAGTTCTTCAAATTcaacaagaagaaaagagagtgtAAGTAG